In Caloramator sp. E03, the sequence TGCAAAGATATCAGCATATCTTGCTGAAAGGTTAGGATTTAAAAATGGTTATTTTATTTATGAAAAAATGGTAATATATGATTTGATTAATGGATTGAGAAGGGATTTTTTAGAGAAGTTGTTTAGTAGTATTGATAATGATTTTTTAAATATTTTAAGGGATAGGGAACTTATAAATACAGCTGAAGAATTTTTAAGATGTGATTTAAACATAAGTGAAGCAGCAAGAAGGCTTTACATACATAGAAATACTCTTTTATACAGAATTGAAAAGATAAAATTAATGACAGGGCTTGATATAAAAGCTTTTGAAGAGGCTATGGTTTTTAAATTGCTTATTACAGTTTATAGACTAAAATTTAGTTGATGGAATTATTTGTTTGTGATAGCCTCTATTTTAGGTTAAAATATAATAGGGGTTGATTTTATGAAGATAAATTTAATACCATCTGTTGAATATATAAATGAAAAAGAGATAGAAGGGAAAATTGCGGTAGTTATAGATGTTTTAAGGGCAACATCGGTAATTACAACAGCTCTTTATAATGGGGCCAGTGAAGTAGTAACTACAGTAGAAATTGAAGAAGCTCTAAATTATAGAGATAAAAATAGCATACTTGGAGGAGAGAGAAAAGCACTTAAAATTGATGGATTTGATCTTAGTAATTCTCCTTGTGAGTACAGAAAAGAAATAGTTGCAGGAAAGAGGGTAATATTAACAACAACAAATGGGACAAGAACAATAAATAAATCTATAAAGGCTGAAAGCATACTTATTGGTTGTATGCTTAATGGAAAAGCTATTGCAAAAAAAATCGTTGAATGTAATAGGGATACTTGCATAGTTTGTGCAGGAACCAAAGGAAGGTTTTCATTGGATGATTTTATTTGTGCAGGAAAGATACTAAACGATATTGTTGAATGTATTAATGTAGAGCTTGATGATTTTGCAACTGCTGCATTTTTAGCCTATAAAGATAATAGGAAGGATGTTTTGTCATATATTAAAAATGCTTCTCACTATAGGTATCTTGTTTCTATAGGACTTGAGGATGATATAAAATATTGCTTTAAAGAAGATGTTTTTGATATTGTTCCTGAGTATAAGGATGGTAGTATAAGAATATGAATAATTAAAGGGTTTAATATAATGTTTAAACTTTATAATAAGTTAAGCATCATATTGAACCCTTTTTTATTAGATTATTTGAAGTATAAGGAATTTAAGGTATAAAGTTTCTCCAGAATTCCAGAGCACGGGGTGGTCCTTTGCCTGAGTTCTAAATTCTATTTGCCTAATTGTTTTTTTAGCATCCTTTGCAGCATCCATTATAACATCCATAAAAAGTTCAGGATACATATAGTGGGAACAGGAACAGGTTACTAAAAAGCCTCCGGGCTTTAAAAGTTTCATGCCTCTAAGGTTAATTTCTTTATATCCTCTAATAGCTCCTTCAATGGCAGATCGGCTTTTGGTAAAAGCAGGGGGATCTAATATTACAACGTCATACCTTCTTCCTTCCTTAACCCATTTATGAAGTACGTCAAAGGCGTTATGAACTTCAAATTTACATACGTCAGATAGATTGTTTAGTTGTGCGTTTTTCCTTGCAAATTCTACAGCATGTTCTGATACATCAAGTCCAAGTACACTTTTTGCACCAAAATAGCCAGCATGAAGAGAAAAAGAACCTGTGTGGCAAAAACAATCAAGAACATCAGAGCCTTTTACTATGTCTTTAATTGAGGCCCTGTTTTCCTTTTGATCAAGGAAATAACCAGTTTTTTGACCTTCGGCAATGTCAACATAAAATTTAACACCATTTTCAGAAGTTTGTATAGTTGTATCAAAGGGCTCAGATAAAAAACCTTTATATTGATTTAATCCTTCAAGTTCTCTAACGGGTACATCATTTCTTTCATATATTCCCTTTGGATTAAATATTTCATTTAATACTTTTACAATCGTATTTTTCCATTTATCAATACCGTAAGCAAGGGTTTGGATTACAAGATAATCACTGTATTTGTCTACAATAAGTGCAGGTAGGAAATCTGCCTCACCAAAAACTACTCTGCAGCATGTAGTTTCAATAACTTTTTTTCTATATTCCCAAGCTGCTTTTATTCTCCTTCTAAAAAACTCTTCATCTATTTCTTCGTTTTTATCTCTTGTCATAATTCTAACTGTAATTTGGGATTTAGGATTAATATATCCTTTTCCTATAAATTTTTCTTTAAAATTATATACCTCAACAATATCTCCAATGTTATAATCACCAATTATTTTTTCTATTTCATTTGAATAAACCCATGGATGACCATCTTCTACTCTAAGGCCCTTTTTATAACCAAGATATACCTTTGCCATTTGAATTCCTCCATATTATAAATTACATTAGTAGTATAGCATAATATAGAAAAAAATAAACAGGCATAGGCCTGTTTTATTTATGTTTATTTACATAATCTCTTAATATATGTATATCATTAAGATTTAGTGATATAAATTCTCCTCCTGATGTATATATTCCGTTATCAACCTTGCTCCAATTTATTTTGACCATAGCTTTAAAAGGGATATTATCTTCAACTCTAAAATAAAATGATAGAAAACTTTGAACAGGAATATAAAAATTTGACTGTAGACATATCCCGGTTTCTGAAACGTTTAATACAAAAAGATGTCCCTCTTCTTTGAAGGTTCTTTGTTCACCATTATACATTAAAGTAGGATAAAGTATCTCACAGTCCATATCAGCTCTTTCATATCTGCGCCTTTCTACCCCAATCCAATCCCTCCTAGACCATTTTATAATATTATATCAAAATTAATAACTGTTTGTAATATTAAATATTTCAAATATAATACATTAAATGTAATTAACGGTGCAAAATAATATTAGAATGGAGGGATAGTATTGAAGGTTTTTTGGAAGGTAGCTTTAGCTGATGTTATTATAATATTTGTATCATTTATGCTTTTTTCAGCGCTGATACCCGGTGATAAAAGACATAAAATATGGGAAAAGTATATAAGTTCCTTTTCAAAGTTTGTAATATACATTTTTGCAGTTACTATTGCAGTTAATGTTATTACTGCACTTATTGTATATGCCTTAAGATATCAAAGGTATCTTAATATTATTGCACCATCAGTACAATCAATTGTAATAGGATTCATTGCATCATGTGTACCAAGGCGCGGGGTTGAGCATGATAAA encodes:
- the comB gene encoding 2-phosphosulfolactate phosphatase — protein: MKINLIPSVEYINEKEIEGKIAVVIDVLRATSVITTALYNGASEVVTTVEIEEALNYRDKNSILGGERKALKIDGFDLSNSPCEYRKEIVAGKRVILTTTNGTRTINKSIKAESILIGCMLNGKAIAKKIVECNRDTCIVCAGTKGRFSLDDFICAGKILNDIVECINVELDDFATAAFLAYKDNRKDVLSYIKNASHYRYLVSIGLEDDIKYCFKEDVFDIVPEYKDGSIRI
- a CDS encoding class I SAM-dependent rRNA methyltransferase, with the protein product MAKVYLGYKKGLRVEDGHPWVYSNEIEKIIGDYNIGDIVEVYNFKEKFIGKGYINPKSQITVRIMTRDKNEEIDEEFFRRRIKAAWEYRKKVIETTCCRVVFGEADFLPALIVDKYSDYLVIQTLAYGIDKWKNTIVKVLNEIFNPKGIYERNDVPVRELEGLNQYKGFLSEPFDTTIQTSENGVKFYVDIAEGQKTGYFLDQKENRASIKDIVKGSDVLDCFCHTGSFSLHAGYFGAKSVLGLDVSEHAVEFARKNAQLNNLSDVCKFEVHNAFDVLHKWVKEGRRYDVVILDPPAFTKSRSAIEGAIRGYKEINLRGMKLLKPGGFLVTCSCSHYMYPELFMDVIMDAAKDAKKTIRQIEFRTQAKDHPVLWNSGETLYLKFLILQII
- a CDS encoding PilZ domain-containing protein; amino-acid sequence: MIKWSRRDWIGVERRRYERADMDCEILYPTLMYNGEQRTFKEEGHLFVLNVSETGICLQSNFYIPVQSFLSFYFRVEDNIPFKAMVKINWSKVDNGIYTSGGEFISLNLNDIHILRDYVNKHK